The genomic stretch GACCTGCATGGCACAGACTGTTACATTTTCTGTCACGCCAAGCAGAAACAATGTCATCAACACCAACATCCAAGGAAAGGAGGTGGCTATGATGAGCTGTAATCAAGCCCAGGAGGTGGCACTAGTAACAGAAGATAAGCTTTCAAAGCCTGGCCCAGCTCTATTCTACCCCCAGCTCAGAGATACGCACGTCTGGAGCCTCTTGCAAATGAAGCCTCCTCGACATCAGTTTAAAATCTTACTGTGTATTAGGGTTAACTCAGCAAACACAAAACCTGAAGTCAGGCTCCTGTGGAGCCAAAACAATTTAGTTTCCTTCCTTTGAAGAAAGGCTTGAGCAGTAAAatcaagatttaaaaaaatagccaAAACTTGCTTATTACAGTCAGAATGAACTTTTCCATGGAAGGCTCCCTTCCTACTGTTCAGCAAGCCACCCAGAGAGAGTCAGATGGATTAAGGGAGTTGGAGTAAAAACCATCAACTTATAGACATGGAAACCCCAAAAGTACCAAAGCACATTAATGGGTCTTGGAAAGTTGCACCATTTTCTTCTCAACCTAGTACCAGAATTCAGGAACCACAGTTGAGAACCTGGCCACCTCCATCCCACACACTCTCAATGCCAGCATTTCTCAGTTCCCAAGGCCACTTCATTTACCAGTAATTACAAATAAAGCTCCACAGAAACACACATTGAAGATTTCAGAATGATCTCACTACTGCAAGAGCTTATCCCATCCAGGCAGAGCCAAAGCTGTGGCTCTGGTACTTGCCAGTGTGAGGCCTttgaaggcccttcaataaatatcCTTTCATTCCCCTTAACTCTGTCTAGCCCTTGTTCCAGCTGTTTAAGGCATCAAATACACCACAATTCTGTGGCATGCCATATTTCTCTGCATCAGTGCAGTCTTTCTAAAGATTTACCACAGAAATGTTCACCTTTCATGACTAGAAACAATATTGAAAATAGGAAATATTACTTTAGCTATGAATCCTTGAAACTGAAAGCATCAGACAAGTTTCCAAGACTTAATTAGCTGGCTGGGGAGCAATGCATGCTATGTAccagaaaatctgggaaaaaggTGACCCACAAAAGCCACCTACTTAGGATATACAGTTTCCAAGCACGTTTCAAAATGCCATCAAACTGTTACATAGAGCATTAACTAGGTGGGTCTTTTCTTCAAGACTAACAAAAGGAAGTTTTAGGGAATGCTTCTAGAACCCCTTCAGCTAGCCCAGACTCCTCACCTACAGTCAGAGGGTCCACTAGCATCATCTGTAAAAAGAGAGTGGAACAGgctttcaaaaatgaaaattacttttattttccactttgaTACCCATAAGACTACAACTGCTCAACAAGGTAAACATAACAGTTATACAAAACATATGTAATTATTTACAGACTTAACtgtacaaaataatttaaagcttACAAAAGTTTCATGCAACCTCTGCCGACTGACTGACACAGTCTAGGAAATCTCCTTGAAGAAGCATAGAAGAtctttgaatttatttatttaatggaTCAAAAAAAGGATGCTGCAAGGCTTCATCAAGAGTAATTCTTTTGGCTGGGTCATATTCCAGCATTCTGCGAACAAGGTCAAACAGACTTTGATGATCTGTGTCTTGGCAATGCAtgaattcctgaaaaaaaaaaaaaaaaaaaaaaaagcaggagatATCTTAGAGAGAGCTTTTACAACTGCAGTCTAGCAGAGCAATAAAAATGCTCTCTCCTACCTTCAGAGGCTTACAGCGTCTCCTGACGTAGCggcctgcagagctgtgctcatCCCAGTCCAACTGGTCATGGTGGAAATAATGTTTTCTGCAGGACAAGGGAAATAACAGTAAGTTGGTGTCAGTGCACACAGCAAGCAGATGCTTTTCCAAGAAGTTTTAAAGCACCATTAAGTGTTCCTGCATGTATCTCTGCACTTGGGAGCTAACATTTCTTTTAGTGTGTATTTATTCACAGAGATCtgcttcttttttattattgctgCCACAATAATTAGAATacagtagctttttttttcagtggtacTTGAATCTATTGCAATTGCTGCTTTGCaagctttttcctgtttttcaaaATGCACTATAATCAACTGGACAACTGTAACAAGCAATATACATTGCCCAACCCAGAACTATTTGAATTCTACTCTAACATAAATTACAGAATTCTCTACATGACCTAGGAAGAGGACAGCTTatgtaagaaagaaaacagaccAGCAAATCCCTGGACCTCTAAATTCTGGACATAGAAGGGTCAGGGGAGAACCCTGTGCTGGCTACTTCTCCTTGCCATGGAAGTGAGAAACTCCTGCTGCATGGAGTTATCTttgaggaagagagaaagatcACTGAAGCACATGTCTGAGGGATATGGAGTGGCAGTACAAGAGGATGACAGCTGTATTAGCAAGCAAGGACCCTCTTCTTCCTCACAATAATTATTGTGATGACAACATGTTCTTTATTCTGagagttaaaagaaaaaattatgtctAATACTGTTCCAGTGACCATACCAAACTCAGCTTTAAAGACTTAGAAATATTCATATTTAAGTTACAGTTCAAGAGGCTGACAATTCATACTAAAATCAGCAAAGAGGACTACTGTCAACTACTTAAGGTTGCCTATGAATCTCTGATCTGCAGCAACTCATAGCTTACAATGGCAACTTTGCAATTTCTCTTGTAAGAGAAGATACTAGGCAACTTACCACTTCTACAATGAACATACCTGGATTTCTTGATCATGTGAGTGGGCAGAGGCCCCAGTATTCTTTCCATCATTGCCAGGTGTTCTTTACTATCATGAGTCTGTGTGGAAAAAGTAATGAAAGCACTTAGCACGTTTTCTCCTCTGAGCCACTTAGTAACAACAATCAAACTGCAATCAAGTTTTTGCCAGAGCACTGTCACGACATCTTTAAACTCTGCCACTTTCAATTATTAAAAACAGATTATGCAATGTAGATTATATAACACTTTCCACAGTGAGGATGACCCTTGAACAACAGTTCATAAACCAAGTATTGTATAAGCGTTTACTCTTAATTCCAGCAGTAACATGACAGTCTTCACTCAAAATGCCAGAAAAGATCATCTTAGATATTCTGAAGGAGATATCCAAGATGTAACATTTTCCTGTATGGATGCTGGTTTTCCAGTCTCATCTATATAATCCTTAAAAGCCCATGGGGTTCTGCCTTTTACGTAGTTACATGCATGTAAAAGATTAAAATCAGCAGTCTGTAAGAAACACATTTAAGCTTACATACACACCTGAAACACGGTAAATCCCAGGTAATACTCAATCAGAATACAACCAATACTCCACACATCACACGGCTGAGACCATCCCAATGCTGTAAAATAGGCAaagtttgttttactttttagtATAGTTTCAAAATGTGTAACCCACAAAGAACATGCCCATTTCCACACATTTACTGATGCCCAACTTACACCCCATGCCCTCCTCAAACTCTGTTTGTTCCTGGTTTTAGAgtatttattttactgtttaCTCTCAATAATTTTACCCCCACCACCTGAGAGATGACTGATTACCAGAACCATGAAAAACTACTGCAGTTTATGAAGTAAAGACATCTAAATGAACTTTCAGAAGGTTTAGGAGTCTTTACTGACCTAAAATCACCTCAGGAGCTCTGTAATGTCTTGTAGACACTAATGTGCTATGATGCTCATCATCAAAAGTCGCACTTCCAAAATCAACAACTTTGATGTCCGTGTTTTTTAAAGTGCGTTCATCTCGTTTCTGCAAGAAACCAAAATGCTGttaatacttttaaaaagcatGCTTAGGCAAAAGGCAGTATCGCATTATCTTCAAAGTACCAGCTAGGATAAAATGTGTAACAAACACTTCCTCCAAATACTTTAATTCCTGTGTAGCTCAATGCTCCAAGAAAGAAGAGCAGGTAACAAAGTGATTTAATCTTAATACCCAGAAGAGCTGAGTAAAGACCATTTGCAGTAACAAAagctcttttcctcttttgttaACCTTCAGTTGTTATCTCTTTTTAAGTTTCAATGAAGACAGAAATAGTGCAACTCAAGTTGGGAGAAACAAAGGACAAACTTACCATTTTGGCATTGTACTTCACTATGTAATCAGACTCCACAAACAAGATATTTTCAGGCTTTAAATCTGTGTGAGTTAGTTTGTTATGGTGTAGAactacaaggaaaaagagaaaagtattCCATAATTTACACATTAAATTCCTAAAGGAGAAACCAAAACACACTCATATATTTGAAAGTAGTATTGAAATTTACTTACAGTTTATAGACTGGCAAATTTGATAGGCCATGTTTCTAATGTCATTAATATGAAATGGCAGAAAGCTGTTTTCCTTAATGAAGTCATAAGTACTGAGCCCCAGTAGCTCAAAAACAATACAGACGTGGCCATGGTGATCAAACCACTCCAGCATCTGGACACAGCggctgaaaagagaaaataaaaaaaagaaaacaaatgaaaatctATTGAATAAATCACGTTCCTCAAATCCTTGGTATGCTGACCACTCAATTTCATACTTACAAATTGCTGCTTGGATCCATGTTGTTCAAGTGTTCCAACACCTGTATTTCTGAACGGGCTGCCTCCCGGTATCGACCAACATTTTTCACTATTTTAACTGCTACATGCATTCCTCTCCTAGAAAAGAAAGTAAAGCACAGCAAACGGAATCAATTATTGTTAAATACCCACAACCCCAAAGCAGCTtgattttaataaaagaaacacAGGAAGATTAAAGGTCATGGAGCATTATGGAGTTGGATTAGGGGAATTTGATTTAAGCATGCTGCACTCAACCAGAACagtttttatataaaaaagtaATCCTGATctttcctttctcaaatacttaTAGTATATGATTTATTAATTACTTCAGTGTTATTATCTCATCTGAAATTGAATAAATATTGGGACTGTGCCAGCagaatgattaaaaaaattaaccaaGTTCTCATTTGAACAAAAATACTACAAAAATTTGATAGGTTTTTTCTCTGCAACTTGCACAACTTGTACTGGCTCTTTTCCAGTGCTTATGGAATCAGGGGAATTGAGTAATTTCTGAAGTTTGGATTATGAGCAGGTTATACCAGTGAAAACCGCGCTGCACTGAATGCCTGCGTGCATTCAGACTGTAAGGCTGTTAACGTAAATGGAACACAGACACAGCTCCTTCTGTCCCATTTGCTCTTAAGACAATTTTTGTCTCTGTAGAGCTCTTTCAATTCTAACAACTTCAGAACACTCTCTGCCCTCACAACATGACCTCAAACTCCACAACAGACTTCACTTATGAAATGACAGAACGAACAAACCAAAGGCAGAGCAAAAAGTACTAAATCCATGTCATAGAATTGCTGATATAAAACATACAGTTAAAATAGTCTGAGTTCTAACAACTGTTAGAATAATACAGAATTAATGGAAATACAGTTTCTTCTTCACCAGACATGCCACCCACATGGAAGCAataattccatttaaaaagTACTGGATACTAGGTTACTGTTGATtcaaaaaaacctttaaagaataattttattatgaAAACCAAGGATAGCAATTTACAGCTCAACCAATTCCAAGCAACTGCTTCCAATTTCCAGAAACTGCTTCCACTAAGAACCAAAACTACTTTCTCAGTATACTGTACCACCTTTAAAAGTCTCCCAAACTAGTTCTGCACCCTGCAGTTGCTCTCAGTTACAGCAGCAGTACTTAATAGAAACAgaagaatgaaacaaaacagagtTCTCAATCATTAAAAAGGGCATTTGGGCTGCAACTTTCTCTTAAAATATCCTCGAGCTTTAATTTCTGATCCAAGTATCTTTTATCACGAGATCCACTGATATAGATAACCCAACACTTACATATCGTGATCTATGCACTCCACTACTTTTCCAAAAGCTCCTTCTCCTAAAGTCGCAACAATTTCATCTAAAAAGAACAAAGATAAGTTAGAATTATACAACTACTTAAAGGAGAATGAACATATTAATGTAGATTTTAAAATGTGCCATTACAAAAGCATAATTACTTTAAATTTCAGCATCAGAATGCATTATTTTATTGGACAGGAGTCATGAAAACAGTTAGCCAAAAAACTATCTCTTGTTCTAATCTCAAGTTCATTTACTAATTGGAACTTTTTGAACACAGTATTTAAATTCTACAGAAAAGAAGAtatgcaaaaaaacaaaaaagcacaaaaaaaaacagaacaaaaagagCAATGAGATTTCTTTAGCCCCCCTCCTCTGACATACTATtctaaacagatttttttctgaaaagtttttttaaaagtgttgaAAAATGTTCTATACATCTTGCTCTTAGAACGTCTCCACTTTCACAGATCAGGTGACCCTCCTCATCATCCTCTACACTCCTGGATCTTTTCCTTCGGTGACTCTTCTGGAAACGGCACCAAGATCGTCCAGCCAATCAATATATCAGAGTGAATTCAGGGCAGAATACGCAATTCATTCAGCGGGGAGATATTCAGGCATTCAGTTACACACCAGGCCACGAACAGTTGGCAGGAGCAATTTCAAATTCAGTCCCCAGAAATTCACAGGGCACAGTTTAtgttacagaagaaaaacatggcaaggaacagattttcagaTAAATACTTAAAGTGATacaagcaacagaaaaaaaaacaacacaatttTGTCTCTCAAACAGTGGCTTAATTGAAGACAGATTAAGACTGCAACACTGCTATTTCTAATTATTTGCTAGCAAATAGCAAAAACCAGTATTTATGTACATACCTAAGCTCTCAGTCAGGTGAAATGTTTCTATTCTTAAAACATCCACTCATATAAACAATTTTATTTCCCCATGTTtagagaggggaggaaaaattACTCTGAAGTCCTTAATTTGCATTATATGGTCTAATACACCTTGCTGTTCTACTGCAGAAAAGGGTATAAAGCACCTGGAACTGTAGATGCATCAGAGGGCATCATAACAATCATGAGAAATTCAGAGAGCACACCTTCAAAGAAGGCAAGCAGCAAACTTATCCCCTCTCATAAGATATTAGGTGCCATTAGCTGGGCACAGGGCTTATCAAAGCTTTCTGCAACTAGGTGTAAAACTGTTCACATCCCTTTACCAGACATGCACATTCATACTTTCAATTCATGTTAAAAAGGCATGTCATCTCAATTACTATTAGCAATAGGGTGGACAGCATCTCACAATCTACCTGAAAAAACAGAGTTCACTATGCTGCAAAGCTAAGTGACAACTGCACTTCAAAAGAGGACAGCTGTCTGTCTTCAATTTCAAGATAACATTTTTCAGCTCAATCCCAGTGATTTGGACTACCAACCACCTACATTCCCAGTGTACAACTAGCACTGATGATCCCACCCCCCACCCAGCAATGATCCAAGAATCTCAACTAACAACATATTCACATGCTCCACAAACAGACTCAAATAAATACAAATCCTTTTTTAATTATGTATTTCTTAAAGTACCGTGGATCAGGAATTGCAGCTCTAGCACTCATTTAAGAAGTCTATTACCACTAATTCATTAATAATAAAGTTAAAAATTACTCATACCGAATGCGATTGGTGACTGGAGCAATGATGTCTCTTATGCTTCCTTTTATGACTACTTTTCCTGCTCCGACCAGAGGATTTGCTATAGTGATGATGGTGACTCTTTTCATAGTCTCTGTGATAATGCCTGTGGTCATACACTTCACAGAAGTCATTTCTGTATTCCTCAACATATCTCCGGTCATGATGGTCTCTTTCATTTATGGCTCTATCGTCCAAATAAtgactgaaaatatattttaagtgaATGTTCTCCACTTCAAAAACTTGAGGTTCCAACAAGATAAGTGACCTGAGCTGAGTTACACAGTATCTGTCTTTACAGCACAAATGTTTTTTAATTGACTCCCTCCCCAAAAATAGTGGAGCTTTTGATGTTACTTTATTAGGAATTTAACAACATTGTCAGTCTCAAATACACGGCAGCCATCTACATGAACAATGTATGATCTGACCACAGTTTGCATAGTAAGGAACTCAGACTTAAAAAGGAGAAACACTTTCTAAAATATACTGAGCAAATTCATTACAAGCTTAATTCACATGACAAACCATCTACAATACAGAGATCATCCCTTCTATGCTTTCAAAGCTCCAGGTGTTAAATAAAACCTAGAGACTGAGAGAAGTAGCATCGTTCTAAGTGCTCTGCAACCAGCATTAAAACCTCAGAGTATCTGGAACAAGGATCATTTGCACAGAAAACAGACCATTAAGAAAGCTGCTGAGGCACAGAGTTCCCTGACTGATGTACGCCTACTCCTTCCAGCATTTTAATAAGCATGGGTATGAGCTTTTGAAAGAATTCCATTGGatcttttcaagggaaaaaaaaaaaaaaaaaaacaagacaaaacagaaaaatacatctTTCCAGTGAAAGCAGTGTGGGAGAAAACACAAATCACTTCCAAATTAGTAAGAAAAATTCATACTTACCACTGTATTATTAAACAAACCTTCTCCTCCTTTTGTTCACATTAAATTAAAAGGCATCCTTTTCACTTGAAATTTAATATTGATTGTATGCAATACCAATATTTAACTGACACAAACTAGTAACATTTACTTGCTTTTATTCAACAATTTCTATTTAATGGTTCAGGTGCTGTGTTAACAACTATCTATCAGGCTTGTCTTAAGTGAGCCAAACCATACGGAACTGACAACTCTGGGCACTCAAAAACTCCTACCCTGAAAACACATTTACTTTAAACATGGTAAGAAACATTTGCACTACTCAGTTCAGAGTCTTATACCTTTCTGAAATGCGACTGGGTTTATAGTGCTTGCTCTCTTGGCCACTGCTGTGGGACCTCTTTCTGCGCTTGCGGCTGCTACTGTGCTTCCTctgatcccagctcctcctgtcATCCCAATCAGGACAATGAGATTGCTTTGAATGCCTCATCTCCCACTGGAAAacacagtaataataataacaaattaaaaaatcaacAAACACACATGTAGGTGCAAGTCAACAATGGTAGTTTGATCAAGTATGACAGAACTGAAGAGACCCATTTTTCCTCAGTTCCCTCCCCCCATTATTTCGGTTTGGCGAGCAGACACAGCTCCCTCATCCCAACACCAGTGCTGTTATGAAACACAAATCAAGATTAAATAGGCCAACTCATCTTCATTTAATAGCTTCAAACATGTCATTAAAGACTGTTTTAAATAAACTCTCAAGTGACTAAGCACAATAGTATCCTTAAAGAGCCTCCTATTGGAAGAACCTTCCTCTCCAAGCATCCTCTAACAAGAAAACCTGGATTTATGTCTTCCTACTGTATTTAAAAGTTACTACATGAAAATCAAGAATGCACAATCAGTCTAAAAACTTCTCTCACTAAACTATTTACAGAACACCAGGAAACAGTCACTTTTAGCAACAACCACTGTGAACTCTGATGGATTAACACAACTTTGGAGAGCCTGGAGCCAAGTCCCAACTTTTGCACCTATTAGCATGCAGGACTGTGGGTGTTCTACAGTTCAGTTGATTCGACAAAGACAAAACCCACCAGCTTCTCTTGCTGGATGTTAGGTGCAGGAATTCTTTGTTCAAACAGGTACATGCACaactgtaaaaagaaaaaaaaaaaagggcaaagtAAAACACAGCAGTAGAATTAAAGAATGCAACAAAACCAACTGTTATTTGTTTACTTATCTGCAGCAGGAGGTTTTTGAAAATAAGCATAATCTTCTATATCTATTCCGGTATATTCCAAAGAATGAATTTATACAAGGTAATAAAAAGTTTCTGCAGTAAGCAGTGACAGTGAGAACAGTAGTTTAAAGACAATGACAGCAAAAGACTAGAAAAATCATGACTGTAAATCATGTGTAAATTGTGCAAATCCGTGTAAATTTACAGAGAACAATGCCTCTATACAAAGAGAAGGCATTAAGTTGGAAACCCCTAGAACATGCAAATGGCAGGcctattctgaaaaaaaagggttttttgaTACTTTCAGAAGATCCGTGAGAGGctggtaattaaaaaaaaaaggacagacaTTTGCAacaatgtttttaaaatcaaaaatatatttacaaacTGCAAAATAAGTGCCTTGTACAAATTTTGGGTGAGGCATGATTCACAAAAATCTCACTCGTGAGATtctaataaaaaccaaaaatactaGCGTAGCAAACGACAAACAAAACCacctgaaaaattaaaaccaatttGGTGTTTCATTCACGTGCTTTAATTTCCTCTCTTCTTACACATCTCCAAAGCCGTTTTCCTCTATTTTCCCCTTACATAACTCAGGTTCTGAAGCACACTCGAGTTTTGGTTACTCTTGAGGTGCTGAGCTCCACATACACTGGAACTGGAAATTCTACTTATGCttgcttgggattttttttcctttccctacTTGGCAGAAAGCTCCGTAATGAACAACTAGCTAAATAAAATCACCATTAAACGGTCCTGAAGAGCAGGGCTTGGGGGCAAGAAGGATGGATATTTGACaaagaaaacaggagaaaatgctttgttGAAGATTAACTGCTGCTTAAGTACAATCAAATGCACATAGCATTAGTGAAATTAAGATAAAAATTACAAATTCTGTCCCTAAAGGAGCCAAGTAAATTTAAATGAGGAGAAAATGTCCAGAATCGGTCTGAGTCCATATTACGCTAGAAGCTACCTTAAATTTTTTTA from Anomalospiza imberbis isolate Cuckoo-Finch-1a 21T00152 chromosome 15, ASM3175350v1, whole genome shotgun sequence encodes the following:
- the CLK4 gene encoding dual specificity protein kinase CLK4, which encodes MYLFEQRIPAPNIQQEKLWEMRHSKQSHCPDWDDRRSWDQRKHSSSRKRRKRSHSSGQESKHYKPSRISESHYLDDRAINERDHHDRRYVEEYRNDFCEVYDHRHYHRDYEKSHHHHYSKSSGRSRKSSHKRKHKRHHCSSHQSHSKSHRRKRSRSVEDDEEGHLICESGDVLRARYEIVATLGEGAFGKVVECIDHDMRGMHVAVKIVKNVGRYREAARSEIQVLEHLNNMDPSSNFRCVQMLEWFDHHGHVCIVFELLGLSTYDFIKENSFLPFHINDIRNMAYQICQSINFLHHNKLTHTDLKPENILFVESDYIVKYNAKMKRDERTLKNTDIKVVDFGSATFDDEHHSTLVSTRHYRAPEVILALGWSQPCDVWSIGCILIEYYLGFTVFQTHDSKEHLAMMERILGPLPTHMIKKSRKHYFHHDQLDWDEHSSAGRYVRRRCKPLKEFMHCQDTDHQSLFDLVRRMLEYDPAKRITLDEALQHPFFDPLNK